CACAGGACTACGACTGGGTCCTCGAAGTCGTCGGCAGCGTCGACGGCAGGGACCGCGTCTGGACACTGGACAACGACGGTCGCCCGTTCCACACGGCAGGCGCGCTCCCCGCCCCGCCGCGCCCGCCGGGCGACGGCGACAGCCCGGTCCGCAACGACACCGGCCGGGATTGGGGCGTGGACGAGGACGGAGTGCGGTACCGGTTCTTCCAGGTGGCCACGGACTACTTCACCGAGCTCCGGGACATGCCCAACTGGTACCGGCCCTCCACTCCTCCGGACAGATGCAGCCCGCCCGACTGCCCGGTCGAGAAGGACGACGGCTGACCACCCGCCCGGAACCCGCGAACACGCCGCCCCAAGGTCGGGCCAACTCGCCGCCCCAGTGGCCTACTTCACCGGCCGCAGCCCCAACGGCCCCGCGATCTCCTCCGCCATGACCTGCCCGGCCTCCTCCGCGAGGGTGTCCTCACCGAGGTCCTGGTCGGTGTCCAGGCCGTCCAGCTCGTCCAGGGGCTGGCCGAGGCGGATGTGGGTGAGCAGGGACTGCAGGGCGCGCAGTACCGCGGAGACGGTGGAGCCCCAGTTGGAGAAGTAGGAGAACTGCCACCACCACAGGGCCTCGGTGGTGCGGCCCGCGTGGTAGTGGACCAGGCCGTGGCGCAGGTCGGCGACCGCGTCGGCGAGGTCGTCGGAGATCCGGGCGGCGACGCGGGCCTTGCGGGGCTCGTACGGGTCGAAGACCTCGGAGTAGACGTCGACCTGTTCGAGGAGCCTGGCCAGGCCCTCGCGCAGGGTCTCCACGTCCGGGTCGGGTCCCGGGTCGGTCTCGAAGCGCTCGTCGGGAACGATGTCCTGGTGGAAGCCGAGACGGCCGCCCGCGAACATCAGCTGCGAGACCTCGAGCAGCAGGAAGGGCAGCGCCGAGCCGGGGTCGTCGCCCTTGGCGATCTCGGTGACCGCGACCACGAAGCTCTCGATCTGGTCGGAGATCTGTACCGCGAAGTCGTCGGGGTCCTGGTCGGCGGCGTGCAGCATGCCGTGGTTCGCTCCGGTTTGCGTCTCAGACATCGAGCAACCTTCTCCCCTCGAAGGCACGTCCCAGCGTGACCTCGTCTGCGTACTCCAGATCGCCTCCCACCGGGAGGCCGCTGGCCAGGCGGGTGACCTTGAGGCCCATCGGTTTGATCATGCGGGCGAGGTAGGTGGCGGTCGCCTCGCCCTCCAGATTGGGATCGGTGGCGAGGATGAGTTCGGTGACGGTGCCGTCGGCGAGCCGGGCGAGCAGCTCACGGATCCTGAGGTCGTCGGGACCGACGCCCTCGATGGGGCTGATGGCACCGCCCAGTACGTGGTAGCGGCCCCGGAACTCGCGGGTCCGCTCGATGGCGACCACGTCCTTGGGCTCCTCCACCACACAGATGACGGCGGGATCGCGCCGGGCGTCACGGCAGATGCCGCAGTGCTCCTCCTGCGCGACGTTGCCGCACACCGCGCAGAAGCGGACCTTGGCCTTGACCTCCATCAGCGCGTTCGCGAGGCGCCGCACATCGGTGGGCTCGGCCTGAAGGATGTGAAAGGCGATCCGCTGCGCGCTCTTGGGACCCACGCCGGGCAGCCTGCCCAGTTCGTCGATCAGGTCCTGGACCACGCCTTCGTACAACGGACTGCCTTTCTGTTGTCTCCTGCTGCGTACGGTAGTTGGCCGCCGGGGCGGTGAGAAGGGCGGACGCCCGTGCCCACCGAGCCCGGCCCGCGGACGGCTCCCCGGTACTCCCCGGTACTAGAACGGCAGGCCGGGGATGCCGCCGCCCATGCCCTGGGCGAGCGGGCCGAGCTTCTCCTGCTGGAGCTGCTGGGCGTTGGCGTTGGCCGCCTGCACGGCCGCGACGACCAGGTCGGCGAGGGTCTCGGTGTCCTCGGGGTCGACCGCCTTCGGGTCGATCGCCAGGGCACGCAGTTCGCCGGAGCCGGTCACGGTCGCCTCGACCAGGCCGCCGCCCGCCTGACCCTTGACCTCGGTGTCCGCGAGTTCCTCCTGCGCGCGGGCGAGATCCTGCTGCATCCGCTGGGCCTGCTGGAGCAACTGCTGCATGTCGGGCTGTCCACCACCGGGGAACACGGGCGTCACTTCCTGGTTGTCTGGGCACCGGCTCCCGGCCGGTGCGGCGAGTCTGACCGGACGGCCACCCACCGCGGTGACCGCGCTCTCCGCGCGCGCGGATACGGCAGGCGGGGAATGTCCGCTTGGCACGAGCCTACGTGCTCCCCGGGCCGATCGCCCCGGCACTCTTTCGAGTGAGCCGTACCGGGCTCCTATACCTGATCAGAGCCCCCGGGCGGGCGGAAAACCCCCGAAGGGCGGCACACGGCCACCCATTGGGCGGTAGTAAGGGGGCTGCGCGCGAGCCGCCAGGTCACGGCGTCGCACAGGTGTACCCCTGGATACCCGTGTGCCCGCACCTCCTGTCTCGCTCCGCCATGCCACCGTGCCGCCGCGCAACGTCATCTCGAGGACCACAGCATCTCGAAGATCACAGCATCTCGAAGACCACAGCGAAGTCCGCTCGGTGATCACAGCGATCACAGCGAAGTCCGCGAGCAAGTCCGCCAGGAAACGCGCATACGTCCGCCAGGGGAAGCGCAGAGGGAGTGCCGGGTGAGCCAGCCGGAGAAACAGCCCGAGGGGCCGCCCCAGCGGGAGCGGGACGAGGGCGGGGGCGGGGGCCCGGCCGGAACGTACGAACCGAGGAACGAAGCGACGAACGATCTACGGGGACGGCGCTTCCCGCACGGCGACTGGGAGGAACCGGCGGCCCGGCTCGACGAGCTGTACCGCTGGGTCGAGCAGGGCGCCCTGCAGACCGCCGACTGGTATCTCACCGACCGGATCTGGAAGCGGCGCGGCGCCCGGCTGCTGCGCGGGGGCGCCGCGCTGGCCGCCGTGACCGCGGCGGCGCTGCCCCTGCTCGCGGTCACCGACACCGCGAGCGGGGCGGCGCCCTGGGCGTTCGTGGCGCTGCTGATCGCGGTGGCCTGTGTGGTCTGCGACCGCTACTTCGGTCTCAGCTCCGGCTGGATAAGGGACGTGGCCACCGCCCAGGCGGTCCAACGGCGGCTCCAGGCACTCCAGTTCGACTGGGCCTCGGAGTGCGTACGCGAGGTCCTCGGTCCCGCCGAGGGCACCGCCAGCGAGGCGACCGAGCGCTGTCTGACCGTGCTGCGCCGTTTCTCGGAGGACATCACCGAACTCGTACGGGCCGAAACGGCGGGCTGGATGGTCGAGTTCCGCTCCGGGCCCGCACCGCTGTCGCTCCAGGCCTCGCTGCCGGGCACCCCGCGCGGTGAGGGCGCCGCCCCGGCGGGCAGGTTCCCCCTCCCGCCCGGCGCCCGCCCCAACATGCCCCGGCAACGACCGCCCGAACCGCTGTAGTGAACGGGAGCCGGAACGATCAACCGAACCGGAACGATCAACTGAAGATGATCATCGACCCCTGGGCCAGGCTGCGGGTCGCCGCCGCGTGCAGACCGAGCCACACATGCCGTTCACGGGCGAACGGCCCCTCCTCGGTGGGCAGTACGGGCGCGCGTTCCTCCAGCTCGGTCGGCGCACTCGGCGGGGCGGGGGTGGCGGGCGGATTGGCCGGGTCGATACCGATCGACGCGGCCACGTATTCGAGTTCGCGCAACAGCGCGTGCGAGGAGCCGAGCGGGCCGCTGCCCGCCAGGAGTTCGTCGTTGGACAGCGGGACGGCGAAGTCGAGCGGTACGTAGGACCCGGCGTGGTCGTAGTGCCAGACCAGGTGCGACTGCTGCGCGGTGGCCTCGAACATCTCCAGCAACTGCTCGTAGTCACCGCCGAGTTCGTCGACCGGTGTCACCTCGAGCCCGCACATCTGGAGGAGGTAGGCGCGGCGCAGGAAGTGCAGCGCGTCGTAGTCGAATCCGGCGACCGGCGCGACGTCACCGGAGAGGCCGGGCATGTACGTGTAGACGGGCACGGGCGGCAGTCCGGCCTCACCCAGCGACCTGTCGTAGAGGGCCAGTTCATCGGCGAAGGGGTTTTCGGGGCTGTGGCACAGCACGTCCACGAGCGGGACCAGCCACAGGTCACAGGCCAAAATCGAACTCCTCGCTTCACGCGGGCAGTGGTCCAGGCAGCGTAATGCGCGAACGGTGACTCGGCGCCCCCGCTGCACGCACTCGCGTTCTGCTTCCGTACCCGCAGTCTTCTCCACGAGAAGCCGGGGTATGCCGCGACAACCCCGGACGTCCGTGCGGTGTCCGCCGGGGGTGAGGTGTCCCGGTCGCGGACCTACGTCTCCCGCGCACTCTCCCGGCTCGCGAGATCCTCGACCAGAGCCAGCGCGTGGGAGTTGTACTCGGTGATGATCGCGTGGGCGGCATGGGCGTCGTGGCGGGCGAGGGCATCGGCGAGTTCGGTGTGGCCGGACCACAGACGGCCCCGCAGATCGCCCGCGCGCCGCAGCAGCGGCATCACACACACCCAGGACTGCAGACGCAGCCGCCCCAGGAAGTCGGCAAGGTACGGATTGCCGTACAGAGAGCTGACCTCGCGCCAGAACCGCAGGTCGTAGCCGATCAGTACGTTGAGGTCACCGGCCGCCGCCGCCCGCTGCGCCTCCTCCCCCCGCCTGCGCACCGCCGCCAGCAACTCCACCCGGATCACACCGCCGGGCTCCTGTCCCGGGCCCGGCCGCGCCGGTCGGGCGGAGGGGTCCGGGGCGGGTTCATCGGATCCCGGAGCGCGTCCGCCGCCTTCCGGAGCACGTCCATCGGCGTCCGGAGCGGGTTCATCGGCGTCCCGGGCGGGTTCATCGGTTGAGGTCGAGTGCGGGGTCGAACCCGGGGACGCGGGCGAAACCGGGGCCGAGGCCGGGGTTGCGCCCGAGGCCGGGACTGCGCCCGAGGCCTGGGTCGCACCCGGGGTTGAGCCCGCGGCGCCGCGGGCCGCGACGCCCGCGAAGATGGCGTCGGCGATCAGGCTGCGCGCCTCGATCATGCCCCGGTAGTCGGCGAGCGAGAACTCGTGCACGCAGAAGCCGCGGTGCTGTACGGAGTCGAGCAGCCCCTGGGCGGCCAGGTCGACCAGTGCCTCGCGGACCGGTGTCGCGGAAACGCCGTACTGGTCGGCGATCTCCTTGACGGTGAACTCCTGCCCCGGTTCCAGCCGCCCCGAGAGCACCTCGTCGCGCAGGGCGTCGGCGATCTGCTGGCGCAGAGTACTGCGGGTGACGGCACTGGAGCCGGGCATCGCGGGCGTCCTCCCGGTCGACTCGCTGCGTGCGGATGGTGGGCGGGGTGGAGCGGGGCAGGCGGGCACGGGATCGGCGGCCTGCCGCCGCGCGCGGGGTGTCCGCCGCTCGGCCACACGTCCCTTGCGTCCGTGGGTCCGCGTGTGCGTGTTCGTGTGTCCGAGTGTCGGGTCCGCGCGTACCGGGTCTCCGCACGTCGACGAAGGCCCTGGTGAACACGTAACCCTACGCCCACCAAGCGCTTGCTTCGCGCCATCCGCGGCCCGGACCACCACCGCCCGGGCCGCCCATGAGCAAGATCACGTACCGCCCCGCCGCCCCTTCTCTGCTACTCCTCTTCTACGGCGTCACCCCGTTCCCGTCCCCGTCACAAAGCCGTCCGCGACCTTGAGTGCCTCGTCGAGCGCGGCGAGTCCTTCGGCGGCCTCGGACTCGCTGAGCGTGCACGGCGGTACGACATGGGTGCGGTTCATGTTCACGAAGGGCCACAGGCCCTGCTTCTTCGCGGCGGCGGTGAAGGCGGCCATCGGGGCGTTGGCCTCGCCGGAGGCGTTGTAGGGGACGAGCGGCTCGCGGGTGGCCCGGTCCCGGACCAGCTCCACACACCAGAACGCGCCCACCCCGCGCACCTCGCCCACGCTCGGGTGACTCTCGGCGAGCGCCCGCAGGCCCGGGCCGAGGACGTTCTCGCCCAGGTGCGCGGCGTTCTCGACGATCTTCTCCTCCGCCATCACATTGATCGTCGCGACGGCGGCGGCACAGGCCAGCGGATGCCCGGAGTACGTCAGCCCGCCGGGGAACGGCCGGGTCGCGAAGGTGGCGGCGATCTCCGCACTGATGGCGACGCCGCCCAGCGGTACGTATCCGGAGTTGACACCCTTGGCGAAGGTCAGCAGGTCGGGGCGGGCGTCGTACAGATCGGCGGCGAACCACGTACCCGTACGCCCGAAGCCCGCCATGACCTCGTCCAGGATGAAGACGATGCCGTGCCGGTCGCAGATCTCGCGCACACCCGCGAGGTAGCCGGGCGGCGGCGGCATGATGCCGGAGCCGCCGGGGATGGTCTCCAGGATGATCGCCGCGATGGTGGCCGGACCCTCGTAACGGACCGTGTCCTCAAGGTGCTTGAGTGCGCGCTCGCACTCCTGCTCCTCGCTGGTGGCATAGAAGGGCGAGCGGTACGGGAACGGGCCCCAGAAGTGGACAACACCCGCCGCGCCCGTGTCGTTGGCCCAGCGGCGCGGGTCGCCGGTCAGATGGATCGCCGCGTTGGTCGAGCCGTGGTACGAGCGGTAGGCGCTGAGCACCTTGGGCCTGCCGGTGTGCACACGCGCGAGACGTACCGCGTTCTCCACGGCCTCGGCGCCACCGTTGGTGAAGAAGATCTTGTCCAGGTCACCGGGCGTGCGCTCGGCGATAAGCCGGGCGGCCTCCGAGCGCGGCTCCACGGCGAAGGCGGGCGCGAAGGTGACCAGCTTCGCGGCCTGCTCCTGGATCGCGGTGACCACCTTCGGATGCTGATAGCCGATGTTGGTGAACACGAGGCCGCTGGTGAAGTCCAGATAGCGGTTGCCCTCGTAGTCCCAGAAGTACGAGCCCTCCGCCCCGGCCACCGCGAGCGGGTCGATGACCTCCTGCGCGGACCAGGAGTGGAAGACATGTGCCCGGTCGGCCGCCTTCACCGCAGCCCCGGCCTGTGGATTCACCTGTTGCGTCATGCCGCGAGCGTAGACGGCATACGGCCGCCCGGTCAGGGCCTGTGGAAAACCCTTCGGCCCTTGCCAAAAGGCCCTGTGGACAACGGGATGTGAACAAAGTGGATCTAGGCCCGTCCCTCGATCGGCCGCCCACACTCTTGACAACATGCTGTCATTTTGACAGTCTACTTACATAGGGCTGGAGAAACCAGGAGGAGAAGCACCATGAAGAGCACCGAGACGACTCCCGTCCACCTCGCCGTCTACGACACCTGGGCCGACTGGGAGACCGGCTACGCGACCGCCCAGCTGGCGCGCGGCGGCTTCACGATCCGTACGGTCGGCCCGAGCCGCGAACCGGTGACCTCGATCGGCGGACTGCGCGTACAGCCCGACCTCGCACTGTCCGAACTGCGCCCCGAGGACAGCTCATTGCTGATCCTGCCGGGCGCCGACCTGTGGGACACCGGCAACGACCTGGCCCCGTTCGCCCGCACCGCTCGCGCCTTCCGGGAAGCGGGCGTGCCGGTAGCCGCGATCTGCGGGGCGACGGCCGGCCTGGCCAGAGAGGGCCTGCTCGACGACCACCGCCACACCAGCGCGGTGTCCTTCTATCTGGCGGCCACCGGTTACGCGGGCGCCGCACACTACGAGGACACCGACGCGGTCACCGACGGCGGGCTGATCACCGCAGGCCCGACCGAGCCCGTGGCCTTCGCCCGCGAGATCCTCGGCCTGCTCGGCGCCTTCGACGCGAACGCGAAGCTGCTCGACGCCTGGTACCGGCTGTACCACGACTCGGATCCGGCGGCGTACGCGGAGCTGGAGGCGGCGGGGGCATGAGCGGCGCGGCACGGAACGCAGATGCCACTGACGGCGCGGACGACCACCAGGACCGCGCCCGCGATCAGCAGGACAACCTCTCGGCTACAGCGCTGACCATCTTCCGCCTCAACGGCCAATTCCTGTCCGTAGCAGATGAGTTGGCGCGCCCGGCCGGACTGACGGCCGCCTGGTGGCAGGTACTCGGCGCGGTACTCGCGCAGCCACTTCCGGTTTCCGGGGTGGCCAGGGCGATGGGCATCACCCGGCAGAGCGTGCAACGCATCGCGGACCTGTTGGTCAAGCAGGGCCTCGCGGAGTACGTGCCCAACCCGGCCCACCGCCGCGCAAAGCTGCTCCGGCCCACTGAGGAGGGGCGCGCTGCGGTGGCCCGGATCAACCCGGGGCATGCGGTACTGGCTCGACGGCTCGCGGAGGCGTTGGGGGAGCGGGAGTTCGGTGAGACGGTACGGGTGTTGCGGCAACTGTCCTTGGTGATGGACGAGTTGGCGGGTAGCACTGCGGAAGAGTCGCCGACTACCGATTGACACTCGATACGGTATGCATGGAATCGCCGGGATCGGCGAAACTAGTTCAGAACTGCCTGCGCTCCAGGGAAAGTTGCAGGTCGCGGAGTGGGGTCCCCGCGCGTGCGGGGCTGGCCCCAAGATCGTGAAGCCGCTCATTGACAAGATCGGGTGGTCCCCGCGCGTGCGGGGGTGGTCCCACGATGCTGGTGACGTGCGCCGGGATCTTGTCGTGGTCCCCGCACATGCGGGGTTGCTCCCGTCGGCTACTCGGTCAGCTCCGGGATGCGCGGCTGGTCCCCGCAAGTGCGGGGTTGGCCCCCACAAGGGCTCTTGGGGTCCGGTCAACGGCGTGTGGTCCCCGCGCATGCGGGGCTGTCCCCTCCCCACACCGAACCCCCCACCCCCCACCCCCGTCTATCCTCTCCCTGTCACACCCGGGGGAGGACAACGCAGCCATGGACAAGCTCGGAGCGGGAGAGCCGCTCGGCAGGATCGGGGCCTACCGGCTGCTCGGTCGGCTGGGCGCAGGCGGCATGGGTGAGGTCCTCCTCGCCCGCTCGGATCGAGGACGTACCGTCGCGGTCAAGCTCGTCCGCAGGGAACTGGCCGAACAGGACGAGTTCCGGAGCCGGTTCCGGCAGGAAGTGGAAGCCGCCCGGCGCGTGGGCGGGCAGTGGACGGCGCCCGTGCTCGACGCGGACACCGAGGCCGAGGTGCCGTGGGTGGCCACCGGTTATGTGGCCGGGCCCTCGCTCCAGCAGGTCGTCGGGCAGGACCACGGGCCGCTGCCGGAGCGTTCCGTACGGATCCTCGCCGCCGGTCTGGCGCATGCCCTCGGTGACATCCACCGGGCCGGGCTGGTGCACCGGGACCTCAAGCCCTCCAACGTTCTCGTCACCATAGACGGGCCGCGCGTCATCGACTTCGGTATCGCGCGCGCCCTGGAGACCGTCACCGACGGCGGGCTCACCCGTACCGGGGCGCTGGTCGGCTCGCCCGGATTCATGGCCCCGGAGCAGGTGCGCGGCGACACCATCACGCCCGCCTGCGACGTCTTCTGCCTGGGCTCCATCCTCGCGTACGCGGCGACCGGCGCCCTGCCCTTCGGCACCGCGAACAGCGGTGTGCACGCCCTGATGTTCCGTATCGCGCAGGAGGCGCCGGACCTGTCCGAGGTCCCCGAGTCGCTCGCGGAGCTGGTCCGCGACTGCCTCCAGAAGAACCCGGCCGCCCGGCCCGGCCTCGACGAGATCCTGGAGCGCACCGGAGCCGAGGACACGGTCGCCGACGGCCGCGCCCGCGACCCCTGGCTCCCCGGCGCCCTGGTCGCCCAACTCGGCCGCCACGCCGTCCAGTTGCTGGACCGCGAGCACGCCGCAGAGCCGACGGACTCCGCCGCACCGGCCGAACCCGCCGCACCCGCCGCACCCGGCGAGCAGGCAGGACCCGGCAAGCAGGCAGGGTCCGTCGCCCCCGCCACACCCACCGGCCCCCCATCCACTCCCCCTCCGGCCCCACCCGCCGCTCTCAACCACGTGCCGACCCAGGTCTCCGCCACCACCCCGAGCCCGCACCCCGGCGCGGCAACGCACACCCCGCCGCCCGCACCACCCACGCCCGCCGCACCCCCGGCGCACAGCTACGGCTACCCCCACCCCTACGGCGCCCACCCCGCGCCCGCCGCCACACCCGTCCCCCCGCCGCACGGCCCGACTCCCCCGTACACCCCCGCTCCCCCCTACGGCTCGACTCCGCCGTACGCGTCAACTCCCCCGTACGAGCCGGGAGTTGCCACCACCCTCGACCACCAGACACCCCAGCCCACCCGCCGCCGTTCCGGCGCCCTTCTCGCCGCCGTCGCCCTGGTGGTGGCACTCGGCGCGGGCGGAGCCGTCTTCCTGCTGATGAAGGACGACGGCGAGACGACGGCCTCGGACGGGAAGAAGCCGACCGGGCCGGTCACGCCGGGGCCCACGAGCGACCCCACCGATCAGGGCGGGGGAACCACGGGGTCGAGCGGTGAGCCGGACCCCACCGACACCGCGCCGTCCCCGTCCGGCCCGGGCGAGGTGCCCGCCGCCTTCCTCGGCAAGTGGAGCGGCAGTATCGACAACGACGCGGGGCACAGCACCCGGGACCTGGTCATCCAGCAAGGCAGCACGGGCGACACCGTGCTCTCGCTGACCGCCGACGGGCCCGCCGAGGGTGGCGGCAGCTATCACTGCGTGTTCCAGGCCGAGTTGACGGAGAAGGTCGACGACAGCACCCTCACGCTCGGCCCGTCCACCGTGATCGTCGGCGAACCCGCGACCTCCTGCACCCCCGGCGCGGCCTCCACGGTCACCCTGCTCCCGGACGGAAGCCTGGAGCGCGTGAACAACGACAACGGCGACAAGTTGACGTACACAAAGGCGGGTTGAGACCCGGAGGACAGGGCTCGGCGTACCCCCTTCGCACCGCCCCCGACCCGCATCTGACGCGCCCTCACCAACTCCCGTTGAACCCTGGACGAACATCCGGCGAGACCATCTGCATGCCATCGCCACTGGTGCGAGCGGCCGCTTAAGGTGTCCGAACTATTTGGTTCGTTCACGTGTACGGGGGAAACGTGGACTGGTTGTCGCCCGAAAATGTCATTGCCCTTGCCACGGCGCTCATTGGTGTGGTCGCCACCTTCGCCGCACTGATCTACGAGCGTTCGCCACGGCGCCGGCACATCGGCTACCGCGTGCAGATGGACACGTACTTCCAGGATTTCCAGCTGCCCAGCGGGCGGCTGGGGAGCACCGGCGCGGACGATGACGGTGACGACGAGAACGGTGGCGAGGACGAACAGGCCGTCGTACGTTCGGTGTTCAACCCGGCGCTCGACCTGACCGACCCGACGCTGGTCCTGCTGCGGATCGAGAACGACGGCGCGCACGACATCGAGGTGGACGACTACAACACCTCCGCGCTGCGCGGACTGACCGTCCGGTTCACCGGCCGCCATGTGCACGGCTGCGCGGTCCTGGTCGGCGACGGTCCGAACGCCGAGGACATCCGGGACCATCTCACCGACCAGCAGCACCGGTTGCTGCCCGAGGGCGACAAGCTCCACATCCCGCGCGTGGCCCTCGACAAGGGCGACCACTTCAAGCTGGTGGTACTGCTCTCGGGCGGCAACGCGGGCGGCGAGGTCAAGGTCACCGGCCGGCTGCGGCGCGGAAAGATCGGCGAGAACAAGTCCTCCAGTTCGACGCTGGACAGCAAGCCCCAGCAGTTCACCCGACCCGCGCGCGTCCTCATCGGACTGCTCACGGTCTGTGTGGTGACCCTCGCCTCGCTGGTCCTGGCCACCGGCGAGGAGAAGCAGGACAAAGCCCAATCCCTGTGCGCCGAGGGCGACTTGAGGCTCATCGGCTCCAGCGCCTTCACCAGGACGGCGGAGGCGCTGAAGAAGGCGTACGAGGAGGAGTGCCCGGGGGCCAGGATCGAGGTCGCGACGGAGAGCACCGACCGGGGCGCCCGGGAGCTGGACAGCATCGGCAAGATCGCCCTCGACGGCTCGCCTCCGGTGATCTCCTTCTCCGACGGGCCGCTGTCCCGCAGCGATTTCCCCCGGCTGCAGGGCCGTTCGACGTCGGTGGCGGTGTTCACGCTGATCGTCCACGACGACGTCAAGCTGAAGAACCTCACCCTGGCGCAGGTACGGGACCTGTACGCGGGCCGCATCACCAACTGGAACCAGATCCCGGGCGGCCCCGACCTGCCCGTCGTCCTCGCCAGCCGGGGCGACGACTCCGGCACCGGCGACGTACTGCGCCGCCAACTCCTCGACGGACACGAGGAGAAGCCCGGCTCGGACCCCGAACCGGTCTGCAACGGCAAGGTCGAACGCGGCCCCGCGCCCGAACGCTGCGCCCTGGACAGCACCCGCCAGGTCCTGGAGGCCGTCGGCAGCACCCGCGGCGCCATCGGCTACGCCGAACTGCGCTCCTCCGTCGGCGCCAAGGGCATGCACACCGTCAGCATCGACGGCCGCCCCGCCTCCGTCGCCGACATCGCGACCAGCGGCTACCCGTACCGGTCCGTCGAGTACGCCTACACCTACGGCACCCCCAAGGCCGACTCGCTCACCGCCCGCTTCCTCAACTTCATGACCGTGAGCGGCGGTTCGGCCGAGGAAGCCATGCGCAGGCATCTCCAACTGCCGTGCGCGGAACCGGAGGCACTCCAGATCTGCGCGCCCTCGTAGGGGCAAGGGCAAAGCCCAAGGCAGGTCAACTCCGCCCAGGCCAGCGCAACTCGGGTCCGGTCAGCGCATTGGCCACCTCAACAGGTCCGCCAGAGCGGCCGGTTCGGATCCGAAGTGCGGTGAACCGCCGAGCCCACGCCGCCGAGGTCGACCCGGTGGGCGCGGCGGAGGACCGACCATGAGCGAGAGCGGACCGTTCACCGCGAGCAGGGCGGCCCTTGCGCGGACGACGTCTCGCCGTTCCGGTACGCGCCGCATGCCGCCACCACCTTCGGCCCCTTGGCGGACTGGCGCAGCAGGACGAGCGTCTTGTCCGGCGGCGGGGCGTTGCTGCCCTGGCCGTAACTCACGTAGCCGGTGGCGCCGTCGAAGGTGATGCCGCCGCTGAGGGCGGTGAGCATGGAGCGCGGGTCGGCGTTCTTGTCGCGGTAGGTGATGTCGACGGCCCGGGACAGTACGTGGAAGGCGTCGTAGGCGACGGCGGAGTGGCCGTCCTGGCGCCAGGGGTCCGTGTCGCCGCCGCTGGTGGTGGTGACGAAGCGGTCGTAGTCCTCGACGAACTGCCGGGTCTTCTCGCTGGCGCGTGCGTCGTCGACCGGCATGCGGTGCGCCGAGTAGTACAGGCGCAGCCAGTCCTTGTCGTCGAAGGCGCCGGTCTGGGCGACGTTGGTGAGCTCGTTGCCGCCGAGCACGGTGATGTCGTGCCGGATGCAAGTGCC
This is a stretch of genomic DNA from Streptomyces sp. NA04227. It encodes these proteins:
- a CDS encoding MarR family winged helix-turn-helix transcriptional regulator; its protein translation is MSGAARNADATDGADDHQDRARDQQDNLSATALTIFRLNGQFLSVADELARPAGLTAAWWQVLGAVLAQPLPVSGVARAMGITRQSVQRIADLLVKQGLAEYVPNPAHRRAKLLRPTEEGRAAVARINPGHAVLARRLAEALGEREFGETVRVLRQLSLVMDELAGSTAEESPTTD
- a CDS encoding GntR family transcriptional regulator; the encoded protein is MPGSSAVTRSTLRQQIADALRDEVLSGRLEPGQEFTVKEIADQYGVSATPVREALVDLAAQGLLDSVQHRGFCVHEFSLADYRGMIEARSLIADAIFAGVAARGAAGSTPGATQASGAVPASGATPASAPVSPASPGSTPHSTSTDEPARDADEPAPDADGRAPEGGGRAPGSDEPAPDPSARPARPGPGQEPGGVIRVELLAAVRRRGEEAQRAAAAGDLNVLIGYDLRFWREVSSLYGNPYLADFLGRLRLQSWVCVMPLLRRAGDLRGRLWSGHTELADALARHDAHAAHAIITEYNSHALALVEDLASRESARET
- a CDS encoding type 1 glutamine amidotransferase family protein: MKSTETTPVHLAVYDTWADWETGYATAQLARGGFTIRTVGPSREPVTSIGGLRVQPDLALSELRPEDSSLLILPGADLWDTGNDLAPFARTARAFREAGVPVAAICGATAGLAREGLLDDHRHTSAVSFYLAATGYAGAAHYEDTDAVTDGGLITAGPTEPVAFAREILGLLGAFDANAKLLDAWYRLYHDSDPAAYAELEAAGA
- a CDS encoding aspartate aminotransferase family protein — encoded protein: MTQQVNPQAGAAVKAADRAHVFHSWSAQEVIDPLAVAGAEGSYFWDYEGNRYLDFTSGLVFTNIGYQHPKVVTAIQEQAAKLVTFAPAFAVEPRSEAARLIAERTPGDLDKIFFTNGGAEAVENAVRLARVHTGRPKVLSAYRSYHGSTNAAIHLTGDPRRWANDTGAAGVVHFWGPFPYRSPFYATSEEQECERALKHLEDTVRYEGPATIAAIILETIPGGSGIMPPPPGYLAGVREICDRHGIVFILDEVMAGFGRTGTWFAADLYDARPDLLTFAKGVNSGYVPLGGVAISAEIAATFATRPFPGGLTYSGHPLACAAAVATINVMAEEKIVENAAHLGENVLGPGLRALAESHPSVGEVRGVGAFWCVELVRDRATREPLVPYNASGEANAPMAAFTAAAKKQGLWPFVNMNRTHVVPPCTLSESEAAEGLAALDEALKVADGFVTGTGTG
- a CDS encoding SLATT domain-containing protein, which encodes MSQPEKQPEGPPQRERDEGGGGGPAGTYEPRNEATNDLRGRRFPHGDWEEPAARLDELYRWVEQGALQTADWYLTDRIWKRRGARLLRGGAALAAVTAAALPLLAVTDTASGAAPWAFVALLIAVACVVCDRYFGLSSGWIRDVATAQAVQRRLQALQFDWASECVREVLGPAEGTASEATERCLTVLRRFSEDITELVRAETAGWMVEFRSGPAPLSLQASLPGTPRGEGAAPAGRFPLPPGARPNMPRQRPPEPL
- a CDS encoding DUF5063 domain-containing protein, with product MSETQTGANHGMLHAADQDPDDFAVQISDQIESFVVAVTEIAKGDDPGSALPFLLLEVSQLMFAGGRLGFHQDIVPDERFETDPGPDPDVETLREGLARLLEQVDVYSEVFDPYEPRKARVAARISDDLADAVADLRHGLVHYHAGRTTEALWWWQFSYFSNWGSTVSAVLRALQSLLTHIRLGQPLDELDGLDTDQDLGEDTLAEEAGQVMAEEIAGPLGLRPVK
- a CDS encoding YbaB/EbfC family nucleoid-associated protein yields the protein MFPGGGQPDMQQLLQQAQRMQQDLARAQEELADTEVKGQAGGGLVEATVTGSGELRALAIDPKAVDPEDTETLADLVVAAVQAANANAQQLQQEKLGPLAQGMGGGIPGLPF
- the recR gene encoding recombination mediator RecR → MYEGVVQDLIDELGRLPGVGPKSAQRIAFHILQAEPTDVRRLANALMEVKAKVRFCAVCGNVAQEEHCGICRDARRDPAVICVVEEPKDVVAIERTREFRGRYHVLGGAISPIEGVGPDDLRIRELLARLADGTVTELILATDPNLEGEATATYLARMIKPMGLKVTRLASGLPVGGDLEYADEVTLGRAFEGRRLLDV